From the Nodularia sp. NIES-3585 genome, one window contains:
- the psaX gene encoding photosystem I protein PsaX — MAKVQNSPVPATGAKPPYTFRAAWALLLLAVNFLVAAYYFHIIE, encoded by the coding sequence ATGGCTAAAGTTCAAAATTCCCCAGTTCCGGCAACAGGAGCTAAACCCCCGTACACTTTTCGCGCTGCTTGGGCATTGCTGTTATTAGCTGTTAACTTCTTGGTTGCAGCTTATTACTTCCACATCATTGAATAA
- the lipA gene encoding lipoyl synthase, whose protein sequence is MTSPEPAQFKSEITAMPSWLRRPIGKASELSTVQRIVKQRQIHTICEEGRCPNRGECYGRKTATFLLLGPVCTRSCAFCQVDKGHAPMPIDSEEPRKVAEAVQLLGLRYVVLTSVARDDLPDQGAGQFVKTIETIRLLNPETQIEVLTPDFWGGIGAGELGQRQRIAAIVTVKPACFNHNVETVRRLTGTVRRGAKYDRSLRVLAVVKEIDATIPTKSGLMLGHGETREEVMATMEDLRGVGCDRLTIGQYMRPSLEHLPVQKYWTPEEFDQLGSIAWKMGFNHVRSGPLVRSSYHAGE, encoded by the coding sequence ATGACTTCGCCAGAACCAGCCCAATTCAAGTCGGAAATTACGGCAATGCCTAGCTGGTTACGTCGCCCCATTGGCAAAGCTAGTGAGCTTTCTACTGTACAACGGATTGTTAAGCAACGCCAAATTCACACAATTTGTGAAGAGGGACGATGCCCCAACAGAGGAGAGTGCTATGGTCGAAAAACCGCAACTTTCTTACTATTAGGTCCAGTCTGCACGCGCTCTTGTGCTTTTTGTCAAGTAGATAAAGGTCATGCACCAATGCCTATTGACTCAGAGGAACCGCGAAAGGTAGCAGAAGCAGTGCAGCTTTTGGGATTACGTTATGTGGTGCTAACTTCTGTCGCTCGTGATGATTTGCCAGACCAAGGAGCGGGGCAGTTTGTGAAGACAATTGAAACTATTCGCCTGTTAAATCCAGAGACTCAAATTGAAGTGCTGACTCCAGATTTTTGGGGTGGTATCGGTGCTGGGGAATTAGGTCAAAGGCAAAGGATAGCCGCGATTGTGACAGTTAAGCCTGCTTGTTTTAATCACAATGTGGAAACAGTGCGGCGCTTAACAGGGACGGTGCGTCGGGGAGCGAAGTACGATCGCTCGCTGCGAGTGCTGGCTGTAGTTAAAGAAATCGATGCGACTATTCCTACAAAGTCCGGTTTGATGCTGGGACACGGCGAAACGAGGGAGGAAGTAATGGCAACTATGGAGGATTTAAGGGGGGTGGGATGCGATCGCCTGACTATCGGTCAGTATATGCGTCCTTCTTTAGAACATTTACCAGTGCAAAAATACTGGACTCCAGAAGAGTTTGATCAACTGGGCAGCATAGCATGGAAAATGGGATTTAACCATGTCCGTTCAGGACCTTTGGTTCGTAGTTCTTACCATGCGGGTGAGTAG